The following is a genomic window from Nitrospirota bacterium.
TGACTAACAAAAAGACACCTCCTCCTGATGCAAGGCCGGAAGATATGAAGAAGATTGGCATGACGAGTAGATTCCAACCCATGATAGCACGAATCTGATAAAGGATAGCTCCCTGACTGATCATCAGAGAGAAGGCTGCAACAATCGTGAGGATTCGAAGTATCATACCCGGCATATACCAGTCAAAAATTGCGAGAGGTATGAAGACACCCCATAATAATGTTTCCCTGGATACCCACGCCTGCCTGAGATTTCTAAACAAATAAATACTTCTTAACGGGCGGCCAGGTTTCATAGTAAGGGCAAAAAAACCCATAGCGGCAAGTACCGGCGCAAGCAGGCTGTATGGGATATGTCTTGACAAGGCAATAGTCCTGTCCTCCAGGACTATTATGAAAATATTAAAGAGATAGAATCCAGTACCTGCACCAACCAAAATGAAATTTGCAGCAATCTGCCATCCCCAGGCATCCTGCGGCTCAGCAGGGAAGATCTCAATCTTCTTCATTAATCACTCCACATATAATCACTTCAGGATATAGTAGATATTAGGCTCTGTGCCCTCTTCTTCCAAAAGCCGTGTTATGCTATTTTCCCGTATCAATTTTGACACAGTGCTTTCTTTATCGTCCAGGTCTCCAAAAACAAGTGAACCGGAAATGCAAAAACGCACGCATAAAGGTGTCGCTTCGGCATCCTCACCCGGCTTAAGTCCATTTTGCAGGCCGACATCTATTATTTGACTGCAAAAATTGCATTTTGTACATATCCCAATCCGATCAGCGCGGGATTTTTTGCATCCTTCACGAATAGAAATCTCTTCTCTGAATATCACATCCTCGCTGCAGATAGATCGCGCATGATAAGGACATGACACGATGCAGGTCCCACAACCGATACAGATGTCTTCCTTAATCTCTATGATTCCATCCGGGCGCTGATATGTTGCTCCGGTTGGGCATGTATCCCTGCATGGCGGATT
Proteins encoded in this region:
- a CDS encoding 4Fe-4S dicluster domain-containing protein produces the protein MPRWGMVIDLRKCIGCSTCKEVCDQSHAKPPGVSRIVIDKEKESDSIGERFFMTMGCMHCENPPCRDTCPTGATYQRPDGIIEIKEDICIGCGTCIVSCPYHARSICSEDVIFREEISIREGCKKSRADRIGICTKCNFCSQIIDVGLQNGLKPGEDAEATPLCVRFCISGSLVFGDLDDKESTVSKLIRENSITRLLEEEGTEPNIYYILK